The proteins below come from a single Serratia ficaria genomic window:
- a CDS encoding DUF4060 family protein, which produces MKRIIKGDKNLSHLVIAHAAIDRHAESFGQRRQGWPSTYLIKYQNDRVAVEVVTRRQSYVATLMIGARNLTKLCGMPG; this is translated from the coding sequence ATGAAGCGCATTATCAAAGGTGATAAAAACTTGTCTCATCTGGTGATTGCCCATGCGGCGATCGATCGTCATGCCGAAAGCTTCGGGCAGCGCCGTCAGGGCTGGCCCTCGACCTATCTGATCAAATATCAAAACGATCGCGTGGCGGTGGAAGTGGTCACGCGCCGCCAGTCTTATGTCGCCACGCTGATGATCGGCGCGCGCAATCTGACCAAACTGTGCGGCATGCCGGGCTAA
- a CDS encoding phage protein NinX family protein, with protein sequence MIKWYEESDAEVNRSIALITGENPDKWYPYGGVKGKDYCKNPSDAWPIICANKISLNPDGQSDSLQWQARMKTQRGEWQADCASPLRAAMICFLLSQQAGEMAR encoded by the coding sequence ATGATTAAATGGTATGAAGAAAGCGACGCCGAAGTGAACCGCAGCATTGCGCTGATCACCGGAGAAAACCCGGATAAATGGTATCCCTACGGCGGCGTGAAAGGTAAAGATTACTGCAAGAATCCCTCCGATGCCTGGCCGATTATCTGCGCCAATAAAATCAGCCTCAACCCCGACGGCCAAAGCGACAGCCTGCAGTGGCAGGCGCGCATGAAAACCCAGCGCGGTGAATGGCAGGCGGACTGCGCCAGCCCGTTGCGCGCGGCGATGATCTGCTTCCTGCTGAGTCAGCAGGCCGGCGAGATGGCGCGCTAA